The following nucleotide sequence is from Drosophila takahashii strain IR98-3 E-12201 chromosome 3L, DtakHiC1v2, whole genome shotgun sequence.
ACgattatttctatttctaattatatttttgtttcatatattatttgttttcttttttcccttgtttatatttttggttacCCCCCGTCCGATGGTTCGACGATTCGATGGGCAGATCTGATAGACGCCGAGACCAGCGATATGATGCAGCAGTATTATAACGACGACGCCTTCTATATAGCCGAGAATCGGGTGTATCAGTCCAGTAACGATGAGTTTGCTGGGATGTTCGGACCCATTCAGACAGTTGCGGGTTAGTCAAACACCCGCTTTTTGGCCGAGTGACAAGTCTAACCGCAGATAGACAGAAAATAAGGTGCCAGACGGAGATGAGAGGTCTGCTCGAGGGCTGCCATGCatgcatattattttttaatattttacaacattttccGTGCCAGCTGAGGAGGGGCCAGGGGTGGAAAGAGGAGCGGTCGTTTGAGGGGTGCGGAGTCAAGTGCTGCGCGCCCGAGGCAAGCACTTTTCTGGCTCATGACGAACAAATTGCTTTCCAACAAGCTTTTACCCACTAACTTTGCCAGCTTGTTACGGTTACTGTTGCTCCACCTATTATTTTCTACCTTTTCGCAATTTCCCGGTCTCTCTGCTCTAGTGTTGCCGCAATTTGAGAGCCAGATGATTGCTGTAGTCGTCAAAAAAATGGAGTTGCAGTGAAAATGGAAACGAGTTTTGTGtttcaagaaaattaaataaaaatatttcaggcAAAGAATAATAATTTCCAATATTTCAGTAACttacttttaaaatctttaacttatatatttattttatttaattctaaaatattaattgctaCTTAAGTTTATGATTTCTAAGCACCCTTTATTAAACTAGCTACATTTATTACTCGAATTTAGGAACTTTTGGTCTCCAAAATACAGATGTCTAGCTACAAAGAAATCCAAAAGTACAGCACTGCCTTTTCGCATTCATGGCCCAAGTGGTTCGCACATTTAATTATACCCAAAGCCtttgcaatatttattttgccgGGGATTCTGCGACTTAGTCATTCAGGGTCAGTGTTTTGCAGAGGTCGGGGTATCGATCACTCCTTCCGAAGGGACAGAGGCTGGCATTGAATGGACCCTCCTCGTAGAGGCTGCCCTCGTGCGAGGGTCCTGCGCTGTAGTAGCAAACGAGCATGAAGTGCACGTTCCACAGATCGTAGTCCTGGCCAGCAGCACAGCCCATGTAGGAGCTGCGATCGTTGATGATATTCCTGATCTCACTTTCCCCGCTCTCCGTGGCAATGTCCTCCATGTCGTAGAGCTCGTCCAGCCATTGTTCCGCCAGGATCGTCATTTCGCGGACATTCGACTGTCGAAACGGAGGTCTCGGATAGAAATCCTCGGCGTAATTAAAGTGCGGATCATCGAAATCATCGGTGGCCAGGCAGGAGTTTTCGGGTAACTCCAATTGGCAGCGTTTCAGATGATATTCGGCTACTACAGCCAAGTAGTTGTCCCACGCCAACTCGGGCATCTTCTGGGCTGAAGGCAGGTCCACAAACATGTTGCTGGCCACCTCCTGCCGATATCCGTTGTGGAGACCGAGCAAATACTCGCGGAAGTACAACATATTCACCAGGCCATGAAACCGCAGGCAGCTGTCATCGAACAtctgcaaaaaaaaggactATAAAAAGAGCACGAGAACCTTGAACCTTCACCTCACCATGTTGTTATCACATCCAATATGCTGCTTGCCCTGGCAGGACTGAATACCACAAAAGTCTATGGCCGAAATGGTTCTGAGAAACAAAAGGGGGCTCAGAAAAAAAGTCAACTGCAAACGTTGCATGTCTGTTAACAACTAATAACTACCTAGGGATAGGCaaaatggccaaaaggcaATCTAATTAACCagaaaaattattgaaaattacTCAACTAAAAACCAGGCAACACAGCAAAGCAAACTATGACTAAACtgctagaaaatattttttgttgtcattTTAAATAGTGTGGAAAAATTGTGTTTAGGTGTTGGTTAATGTGAAgtttaatgaaaattaatatttattttttttatttagatattaaccagaaaaattatggaaaattaattaacataAAAGTATTACATAACGCAGAGCAAACTATGACTAAACGCTGGAAATTATGTTTAttgacatttaatttatt
It contains:
- the LOC108056662 gene encoding scoloptoxin SSD976 isoform X1, whose protein sequence is MQRLQLTFFLSPLLFLRTISAIDFCGIQSCQGKQHIGCDNNMMFDDSCLRFHGLVNMLYFREYLLGLHNGYRQEVASNMFVDLPSAQKMPELAWDNYLAVVAEYHLKRCQLELPENSCLATDDFDDPHFNYAEDFYPRPPFRQSNVREMTILAEQWLDELYDMEDIATESGESEIRNIINDRSSYMGCAAGQDYDLWNVHFMLVCYYSAGPSHEGSLYEEGPFNASLCPFGRSDRYPDLCKTLTLND
- the LOC108056662 gene encoding scoloptoxin SSD976 isoform X2, translated to MMFDDSCLRFHGLVNMLYFREYLLGLHNGYRQEVASNMFVDLPSAQKMPELAWDNYLAVVAEYHLKRCQLELPENSCLATDDFDDPHFNYAEDFYPRPPFRQSNVREMTILAEQWLDELYDMEDIATESGESEIRNIINDRSSYMGCAAGQDYDLWNVHFMLVCYYSAGPSHEGSLYEEGPFNASLCPFGRSDRYPDLCKTLTLND